Proteins co-encoded in one Candidatus Omnitrophota bacterium genomic window:
- a CDS encoding electron transfer flavoprotein subunit beta, protein MSSGFHIVVCGSLVPDPLQTLEPVQGPAGPALKNEMVLPAVLDPWAGHSLYEAANLAKNTEGSKVWLVSLGPKAKLQQLMMTIAQKVGFELVVLDGPAGGFTDSAEVAGALAGAIEKIDGLDKSKLLLFGGCSSASRDAGATMQMIGEHLGITDQFLGVDELTVQADGSLKILERIEGGQYQISSCKGAPAVLAWATGSLPEPPNNPQVGMANMRTIMPALQKAQPAKVGAEGVSFEKVEVPVQQRQTKIVRDIPVEEIAEEIVAWLKG, encoded by the coding sequence ATGAGTTCTGGATTTCATATCGTCGTGTGCGGATCCTTGGTGCCCGATCCTTTGCAGACTTTGGAGCCGGTGCAGGGGCCGGCGGGTCCTGCTCTGAAGAACGAAATGGTTTTGCCTGCGGTCTTGGATCCGTGGGCAGGTCATTCACTCTACGAGGCTGCAAATCTGGCCAAGAATACCGAGGGTTCCAAGGTATGGTTGGTGAGCCTGGGTCCTAAAGCCAAGCTGCAGCAGCTCATGATGACCATTGCACAGAAGGTCGGTTTTGAGCTCGTGGTCCTGGATGGCCCGGCGGGCGGCTTCACCGATTCTGCTGAAGTTGCGGGGGCTCTAGCCGGCGCGATCGAGAAGATCGACGGTCTGGACAAATCCAAACTGCTTTTGTTCGGCGGTTGTTCGTCGGCCTCGCGTGATGCCGGAGCGACCATGCAGATGATCGGCGAGCACCTGGGCATTACAGACCAGTTTCTCGGTGTGGACGAATTGACGGTGCAGGCGGACGGTTCGCTCAAGATTTTGGAACGCATCGAGGGCGGGCAGTACCAGATCTCCTCCTGTAAAGGTGCCCCTGCCGTATTGGCTTGGGCGACCGGGAGTTTGCCGGAGCCGCCCAATAACCCGCAGGTGGGCATGGCCAATATGCGCACCATTATGCCGGCCTTGCAGAAGGCACAGCCGGCGAAGGTGGGAGCTGAAGGTGTGAGCTTTGAGAAGGTGGAAGTGCCGGTGCAGCAGCGCCAGACCAAGATCGTTAGGGATATTCCAGTTGAAGAAATTGCAGAGGAGATTGTCGCGTGGCTCAAAGGTTAG
- a CDS encoding oxidoreductase, whose protein sequence is MSANPEKPKVAFYWCASCGGCEESVVDLAEDILMVLDKVDIVFWPVAMDFKKADVVAMPDKSILATLVNGAIRTSEQEEMVQLLRRKSQVLIAYGACSHLGGIPALTNEFSREEVLQYVYHDAPSVVNKEGTRPQPVTEDEGRNPTLPEFRNVVRSLDQVVDVDYYLPGCAPTPKLLKEALLVLLSGELPPKGTVLAPDIALCDECPRKDSKPTDVSFTEFKRPHLHRIDPELCLLAQGFICMGPATRGGCEALCINGNMPCTGCFGPTSRVKDQGAKMLSSVSSNMAAKEENEIDRVLDGIPDPVGTFYRYGLSKCLLRRKVTAGE, encoded by the coding sequence ATGTCAGCTAATCCGGAGAAACCCAAAGTTGCCTTCTATTGGTGCGCCTCCTGCGGCGGATGTGAAGAGTCTGTTGTGGATTTGGCCGAAGACATTTTGATGGTCCTGGACAAGGTGGATATCGTGTTCTGGCCTGTGGCCATGGACTTTAAGAAAGCCGATGTCGTGGCCATGCCGGACAAATCGATCCTGGCGACTCTGGTCAACGGCGCCATCCGCACCTCGGAGCAGGAAGAGATGGTCCAACTGCTGCGCCGCAAGAGCCAGGTGCTGATTGCGTACGGGGCTTGCTCTCATCTGGGCGGGATTCCGGCGCTGACCAATGAGTTTTCCAGGGAAGAAGTCCTTCAGTATGTGTATCACGATGCCCCGAGTGTTGTGAACAAGGAGGGCACCCGGCCTCAGCCTGTAACCGAGGACGAGGGCCGCAACCCCACGCTGCCGGAGTTCCGCAATGTGGTGCGCTCCCTGGACCAAGTGGTGGACGTGGATTATTATCTGCCCGGCTGCGCTCCTACGCCCAAGCTTCTGAAGGAGGCCTTGCTCGTGCTCTTGTCCGGGGAACTTCCGCCCAAGGGCACGGTCCTTGCGCCGGACATCGCGCTTTGCGATGAATGCCCGCGCAAGGACTCCAAGCCCACGGATGTGAGCTTTACCGAATTCAAGCGTCCGCATTTGCATAGGATCGATCCTGAGCTGTGTTTGTTGGCCCAGGGCTTTATCTGTATGGGGCCGGCGACACGCGGCGGATGCGAGGCCTTATGTATTAACGGGAACATGCCTTGCACCGGTTGCTTTGGTCCGACTTCCAGGGTCAAGGACCAGGGTGCGAAGATGCTTTCTTCCGTTTCCTCCAATATGGCGGCTAAGGAAGAAAACGAAATTGATAGGGTGCTGGACGGTATTCCGGATCCAGTCGGCACATTCTACCGGTACGGACTGAGCAAGTGTCTGCTCCGCAGGAAGGTCACAGCCGGCGAATAA
- a CDS encoding CoB--CoM heterodisulfide reductase iron-sulfur subunit B family protein: MKYSYYPGCSLKGTGKAYEESVLAIFETMGVEANEIDDWNCCGATAYMGVDESMAFGLAGRNLALAEREGATDVVVPCNACYLSLNKANKYIEEYPQVKEKTDKALAAGGLKYGGSLKVRHPLDVFVNDIGLSRIKDAVKTPLKDLKVAPYYGCQIVRPYAAFDSQRNPTSMDQLLDVLGADVVDYPLKTRCCSGSQTGSLPEVGLRLVYILLKEAKRRGADVIVTICPLCQFNLESYQDEVSKRYKEDLAIPILYFTQVMGLALGLSAQKVGLTRNLVHVFPTLDKREVGHV, encoded by the coding sequence ATGAAATATTCTTACTATCCCGGTTGCTCCTTGAAAGGGACCGGCAAAGCCTATGAGGAATCGGTCCTCGCGATTTTCGAGACAATGGGTGTTGAGGCCAATGAAATTGATGATTGGAACTGTTGCGGCGCCACAGCTTATATGGGTGTGGATGAGAGCATGGCTTTCGGCTTGGCCGGCCGTAACTTGGCTTTGGCTGAAAGGGAAGGGGCTACGGATGTCGTGGTTCCTTGCAATGCCTGCTATCTTTCCCTGAACAAGGCCAATAAGTATATCGAGGAGTATCCCCAGGTCAAAGAAAAAACAGACAAGGCTCTGGCTGCCGGGGGTCTCAAGTACGGAGGCTCTCTCAAGGTTCGCCACCCGCTGGATGTCTTTGTCAACGATATCGGGCTTTCAAGGATAAAGGATGCGGTCAAGACTCCTCTCAAGGATTTAAAGGTAGCCCCATACTACGGCTGCCAGATTGTCCGGCCCTATGCGGCTTTTGATTCCCAGCGCAACCCCACCAGCATGGACCAACTGCTCGATGTGCTGGGCGCGGATGTGGTGGATTATCCCTTGAAAACGCGTTGCTGCAGCGGCAGCCAGACCGGGTCTTTGCCCGAGGTCGGGCTGCGCCTGGTCTACATCCTGTTAAAGGAAGCCAAGCGGCGCGGTGCGGACGTGATTGTTACGATCTGTCCCTTGTGCCAGTTCAATCTTGAAAGCTATCAGGACGAAGTGTCCAAGCGTTATAAAGAAGACCTCGCCATTCCCATCCTGTATTTCACACAGGTTATGGGTTTGGCGCTTGGTCTATCGGCCCAAAAGGTGGGCCTTACGCGCAACCTTGTCCATGTATTTCCAACTTTGGATAAGAGGGAGGTGGGCCATGTCTAA
- a CDS encoding electron transfer flavoprotein subunit alpha — protein MEKILFLSHTQNDGSLPKVALEALTAAVDLAKSLGAALDVGLIGENVQSAANSIGNCGAGKIMAVSGKEFGVSRYSTDAAAAEALAVQSAATIIVAGATTRFSRSLPGVAARLKGRIDTHVSRLELKEESPQIQRWYYRQRMVATLTRSQRPWILLLDSGVNAPWQGNGKATLEVVSVSVPNLRTEVQGVQAPSADAQTIRPDADVLLVAGAGWTKKQSDGQIHIKEAENILRDFLTVQKASLGSSKSLVDQAGEGQEVISFMSHLNQVGQTGSTPRHPKGLATCCHGEEPHVVGWRFINDRRAINLDPNCGWAHGKADVLYVADAFAVMTKVNELLTKNTPVAA, from the coding sequence GTGGAAAAAATTCTATTTTTATCACATACACAGAACGATGGAAGCCTGCCCAAGGTTGCGCTGGAGGCACTGACTGCTGCCGTGGATCTGGCTAAGAGTCTGGGCGCTGCTCTGGATGTTGGATTGATTGGGGAGAATGTTCAGTCTGCCGCAAATTCCATTGGGAATTGTGGCGCTGGGAAAATCATGGCTGTGAGCGGTAAGGAGTTCGGTGTATCGCGCTATTCCACAGACGCTGCTGCGGCTGAGGCCTTGGCCGTACAATCCGCGGCCACGATCATTGTGGCCGGTGCTACCACTCGTTTCAGTCGTTCTCTTCCCGGTGTGGCGGCGCGCTTGAAAGGGCGCATCGACACTCATGTGAGTCGGTTGGAGCTTAAGGAAGAGTCTCCGCAAATTCAGCGTTGGTACTACCGGCAGCGCATGGTGGCCACGCTTACCCGTTCGCAGCGCCCGTGGATTTTGTTGTTGGATTCCGGAGTAAATGCCCCGTGGCAGGGAAACGGAAAGGCCACCCTTGAGGTAGTGAGTGTCTCCGTTCCAAACTTGCGCACTGAAGTTCAGGGGGTTCAGGCGCCTTCCGCAGATGCGCAAACAATCCGTCCGGATGCCGATGTCTTGCTTGTAGCCGGTGCGGGCTGGACCAAGAAGCAGTCCGACGGACAGATACACATCAAAGAGGCGGAGAATATCCTTCGCGATTTCTTAACGGTCCAGAAGGCCTCCTTGGGTAGCAGCAAGTCTTTGGTGGATCAGGCGGGAGAAGGACAGGAAGTGATCTCCTTTATGAGTCACCTGAACCAGGTGGGGCAAACGGGTTCCACGCCGCGTCATCCCAAGGGTTTGGCCACCTGTTGCCACGGGGAAGAGCCGCATGTGGTGGGTTGGCGGTTCATCAATGATCGCCGTGCGATTAACTTGGACCCCAATTGCGGATGGGCCCACGGCAAGGCTGATGTGTTGTATGTGGCTGATGCCTTTGCGGTCATGACCAAGGTCAATGAACTCCTGACCAAAAACACTCCGGTCGCCGCCTAA
- a CDS encoding CoB--CoM heterodisulfide reductase iron-sulfur subunit A family protein — MSNRLTEPPTGADEPRIGVFVCHCGTNIASKVDVHDVCEYAGTLPGVAFSTEYKYMCSDPGQEFIAAAIKEHKLNRIVVSACSPLLHEDTFRNAVAKGGLNPYYFHMVNIREHGAWVHEDKASATAKSKDLVRAAVYRIVFHEALERKRVSVDPKVLVVGGGIAGIHAALTLAEAGKKVYLVEREPTIGGHMAQFDKTFPTLDCSACILTPKMSKVKSHPNITLWTYSEVAEVDGFVGNFKVKVKRKPRYIVEDACVGCMDCIDVCVFKEAKFEDEFNLGLSKRKPVYIPFPQATPQIVTIDPDTCIEVKTGKCKKTCVEICGDRNAIDFSQKEKIEEIEVGNIILATGFKTYDPARSPEYGYGRLENVYTGLEIERLINSSGPTGGHVVCRDGNKPKTVGIIHCVGSRDEKSNKWCSRVCCMYSLKLAHLIKEHTGAEVYNFYIDIRTPGKGYEEFYDRLQGEGVHFIRGRVSEIADWIVSPEEEGKLIIRVEDTLSGFVRRIPVDMAVLAVGLEPRPDAQEVRKMFNISCATEGWFLERHPKLAPVDTFTDGIFIAGGCQGPKDIPDTVAQAGSAAAQVMALIDKGYVELEPNTAYIDEKECSGCKSCIPLCPYTAISFDAGSLKAVINEALCKGCGTCVASCPSGSISQNLFEDAEIYSEIEGVLADV; from the coding sequence ATGTCTAATCGTTTAACGGAACCGCCCACAGGAGCAGATGAACCTCGTATCGGCGTCTTCGTTTGTCATTGTGGTACCAATATCGCCTCTAAGGTGGATGTTCATGATGTCTGTGAGTACGCGGGCACCCTTCCGGGCGTGGCATTTTCCACTGAATACAAATACATGTGTTCGGATCCGGGGCAAGAATTTATTGCCGCAGCCATCAAGGAGCACAAGCTCAACCGCATTGTGGTTTCGGCCTGCTCTCCTCTCTTGCATGAGGATACTTTCCGCAACGCAGTCGCCAAGGGCGGGCTGAACCCCTACTACTTTCACATGGTCAATATCCGCGAGCATGGGGCATGGGTTCACGAGGACAAGGCAAGCGCGACCGCGAAGAGCAAGGACTTGGTGCGCGCGGCTGTATACCGCATTGTTTTTCACGAAGCTTTGGAGCGCAAGCGTGTGTCTGTGGATCCCAAGGTGCTGGTTGTGGGCGGCGGAATTGCCGGGATCCACGCGGCGCTCACCTTGGCTGAGGCGGGCAAGAAGGTCTATCTCGTGGAGCGAGAGCCCACCATCGGCGGCCACATGGCCCAGTTTGACAAGACCTTTCCCACCCTGGATTGTTCGGCCTGTATCCTTACGCCCAAGATGTCCAAGGTGAAGTCGCATCCGAATATCACGCTCTGGACATACTCCGAGGTCGCAGAAGTCGACGGCTTTGTCGGCAACTTTAAGGTCAAGGTCAAACGCAAGCCTCGCTATATTGTGGAAGATGCGTGTGTGGGCTGTATGGACTGTATCGACGTTTGCGTCTTCAAAGAGGCCAAGTTCGAGGACGAGTTCAATCTGGGTTTGAGCAAGCGCAAGCCCGTGTACATTCCTTTTCCGCAGGCCACCCCTCAGATTGTCACCATTGATCCGGACACCTGTATCGAGGTCAAGACCGGGAAATGCAAGAAGACTTGTGTGGAGATCTGCGGCGACCGCAATGCGATTGATTTCAGCCAAAAAGAAAAGATCGAAGAGATCGAGGTCGGCAATATCATCCTGGCCACAGGCTTTAAAACATATGATCCGGCGCGTTCTCCGGAGTACGGATACGGCCGTCTCGAAAATGTTTACACAGGGCTTGAAATCGAGCGATTGATCAATTCTTCGGGCCCGACCGGCGGCCATGTGGTGTGCCGGGACGGAAATAAACCGAAAACGGTGGGCATCATCCACTGTGTGGGTTCTCGAGACGAGAAATCCAATAAGTGGTGTTCGCGAGTCTGCTGCATGTATTCCCTCAAACTGGCGCATCTAATCAAGGAACATACCGGTGCGGAGGTGTATAACTTCTACATTGATATACGGACACCGGGCAAGGGATATGAAGAGTTTTACGACCGTTTGCAGGGTGAAGGCGTTCACTTTATTCGCGGGCGTGTCTCCGAAATCGCGGACTGGATCGTGTCTCCTGAAGAGGAAGGCAAGCTGATTATCCGCGTGGAGGACACACTCAGCGGATTTGTGCGCCGTATCCCTGTGGATATGGCTGTGCTGGCCGTGGGTCTGGAGCCTCGACCGGATGCTCAAGAGGTGCGCAAGATGTTCAACATTTCTTGCGCAACCGAGGGATGGTTTTTGGAGAGGCACCCCAAGCTTGCGCCGGTGGACACCTTTACGGACGGCATCTTCATTGCCGGCGGGTGCCAGGGCCCCAAGGATATTCCCGACACCGTGGCGCAAGCGGGTTCAGCCGCAGCCCAGGTCATGGCGCTCATTGATAAGGGGTATGTGGAATTGGAACCCAACACCGCCTATATCGATGAGAAGGAGTGCTCGGGCTGCAAGTCCTGTATTCCGCTCTGTCCGTACACGGCGATAAGTTTTGATGCGGGTAGCCTCAAGGCCGTGATCAATGAGGCACTGTGTAAGGGCTGCGGAACTTGTGTGGCCTCTTGTCCTTCGGGTTCGATTTCACAGAACCTGTTTGAGGATGCGGAGATCTACAGCGAAATCGAGGGGGTATTGGCCGATGTCTGA
- a CDS encoding hydrogenase iron-sulfur subunit → MSDQWEPKIVAFFCNWCTYTAADLAGVSRMKYAANVRIIRVMCSGRIDPQFVMEAFAKGADGVLIGGCHPGDCHYIEGNYKALRRVRLLNRLLKSMGIEQERFRLEWISASEGEKVQRVVNEMVDQIKKLGPLGLPQQFKEWDSEVLEEEEEVKADVS, encoded by the coding sequence ATGTCTGATCAATGGGAACCGAAGATTGTCGCTTTCTTCTGCAACTGGTGTACGTATACGGCCGCCGACCTTGCAGGGGTTTCGCGTATGAAATATGCCGCCAACGTCCGGATCATCCGCGTTATGTGCTCCGGGCGTATTGATCCTCAGTTTGTCATGGAGGCCTTTGCCAAGGGCGCGGACGGAGTGCTCATCGGCGGCTGCCACCCGGGTGATTGCCATTATATTGAGGGCAACTACAAGGCCCTTCGCCGGGTACGCCTTTTGAACCGCTTGCTCAAGAGCATGGGTATTGAGCAAGAGCGCTTCAGGCTGGAATGGATCTCCGCTTCCGAAGGCGAGAAGGTACAACGGGTGGTCAACGAGATGGTCGATCAGATCAAGAAGCTCGGGCCCCTCGGCTTGCCTCAGCAGTTTAAAGAGTGGGATTCCGAAGTGTTGGAGGAAGAGGAGGAGGTGAAGGCCGATGTCAGCTAA
- a CDS encoding 4Fe-4S dicluster domain-containing protein, with translation MTTPKSMKYESERDHDFSEWITGVVGSERIRNCIQCGICSSTCPVSHYMDYTPRRLINMARQGFKDEVLRSKTIWLCTSCYSCTTECPKLIKVTDVMYALKRKAIQERVYPRRFAIPILGKEFYKMVRAKGRITESRLMMIFMLKTNLLRIFTMSKMGLRLIRTGRMDYKPESVKRIKELQAVMDASSDRKGVSTS, from the coding sequence ATGACGACCCCCAAGAGCATGAAATACGAGTCCGAGAGAGACCACGATTTTTCCGAGTGGATCACGGGCGTCGTGGGCAGCGAGCGTATTCGAAACTGCATCCAGTGCGGTATCTGTAGCTCTACTTGCCCTGTTTCTCATTACATGGATTACACTCCAAGGCGCCTTATCAACATGGCGCGCCAGGGTTTCAAGGACGAGGTCCTGCGCAGCAAAACGATCTGGCTTTGCACCAGCTGCTACTCCTGCACCACGGAATGTCCAAAACTCATCAAGGTCACGGACGTGATGTACGCCTTGAAGCGCAAAGCCATTCAGGAGCGGGTTTACCCCAGACGCTTCGCTATCCCCATCCTGGGCAAGGAATTCTACAAAATGGTCCGCGCCAAAGGCCGCATCACCGAGAGCCGGCTGATGATGATCTTCATGCTGAAGACCAACCTGTTGCGCATTTTCACAATGAGCAAAATGGGCCTGCGGCTGATTCGCACCGGGCGCATGGATTACAAACCCGAGTCTGTGAAGCGCATTAAGGAGCTGCAGGCAGTTATGGACGCCAGCTCGGATAGAAAGGGGGTATCGACCTCATGA